ATTACTTTAAAGCATACTTGATTTACTACTTCTGGAACAACTGGGTTTACTTTTGCTGGCATAATAGAAGAGCCAGCTTGTAATTCAGGTAAGTTAATTTCTTTAATACCAGCACGTGGACCAGAAGAAAGTAAACGTAAGTCATTACATACTTTAGAAAGTTTCACTGCAGTACGTTTTAATGCACCGTGAACCATGACATAAGCGCCACAGTCAGATGTTGCTTCAATTAAATTTTCTGCAGGCACGCAAGGCAAGCCTGTTACTTCAGCAAGATGTTTTACAACTAATTCCGTATAGCCTTGAGGCGTATTTAAACCAGTACCAATAGCAGTCGCACCAAGGTTTACTTCAAGTAATAAACCTGCAGTACGTTTTAAGTTACGCACTTCTTCTTCAAGTAATACAGCAAACGCTTTGAATTCTTGACCAACCGTCATTGGCACCGCATCTTGCAATTGAGTACGCCCCATTTTTAAGATATTCGCAAATTCTTTTGCTTTATTGTCAAAACCATCTTGTAAATATTGAATTTTATCGATCAATTTTAAGATGCTATTGTATACCGCAATACGAAAACCTGTAGGATACGCATCATTGGTTGATTGACTTGCATTAACGTGATCCATCGGATTAATCACGTTATATTCGCCTTTCTTATGACCAATTTTTTCAAGGGCAAGATTAGCAACCACTTCATTAGTATTCATATTGACAGACGTACCTGCACCACCTTGATATACATCTGATGGGAATTGATCTAAGCATTTTCCAGTAGTAAGGATTTCATCACAAGCTGCTACAATCGCTTTTGCAATACCACTTGGAATTGCACCTAATTCGCCATTGGCTAAAGCCGTTGCTTTTTTTACCATTACCATACCACGTACAAACTCAGGCACGTCAGAAATGGTTACGTTAGAAATATTGAAATTTTCTACCGCTCTTAATGTATGAATCCCC
The Haemophilus influenzae DNA segment above includes these coding regions:
- the aspA gene encoding aspartate ammonia-lyase, with protein sequence MTQFRKEVDLLGERDVPTEAYWGIHTLRAVENFNISNVTISDVPEFVRGMVMVKKATALANGELGAIPSGIAKAIVAACDEILTTGKCLDQFPSDVYQGGAGTSVNMNTNEVVANLALEKIGHKKGEYNVINPMDHVNASQSTNDAYPTGFRIAVYNSILKLIDKIQYLQDGFDNKAKEFANILKMGRTQLQDAVPMTVGQEFKAFAVLLEEEVRNLKRTAGLLLEVNLGATAIGTGLNTPQGYTELVVKHLAEVTGLPCVPAENLIEATSDCGAYVMVHGALKRTAVKLSKVCNDLRLLSSGPRAGIKEINLPELQAGSSIMPAKVNPVVPEVVNQVCFKVIGNDTTVTFASEAGQLQLNVMEPVIGQAMFESIDILTNACVNLRDKCVDGITVNKEICENYVFNSIGIVTYLNPFIGHHNGDLVGKICAQTGKGVREVVLEKGLLTEEQLDDILSVENLMNPTYKAKLNK